The window TGCTTGGGGCAGCTAATGTACCTGCCATTCAGCTAGCAGAAAAGCTGATTGAAATTTCTCCAAGTAATCTCCAACGAGTATTTTATTCTGATTCCGGTGCAACATCCGTAGAGATTGCGATAAAAATGGCTTACCAATATTGGCAGAATACCGGTCAAACACATAAAAAAAAATTTGTTACCGTTAATAACGGATATCACGGAGATACGGTTGGGGCAATAAGTGTAGGAGATATTGACCTTTATCACCGAGTTTACGGCTCCTTAATGTTTGATTCCATAAAGGCACCATTTCCTCTCATATACCGCAGTCCTTACAATAGTGAAGCAGAAATTCGCGATAGGGCACTTGAAGCATTGCGGGGGATTTTTGAAGAACGCCATAAGGAGATTGCAGGGATTACACTTGAAGCGATTATTCAAGGGGCAGGTGGTATGAATGTCATGCCGAAAGGTTACTTGAAGGGTGTCGAACAGCTTTGTCGGGAGTTTGATATTCTATTAATAGTCGATGAAGTCGCAACAGGGTTTGGGCGTACAGGGAAAATGTTTGCTGTGGAACATGAGGGGGTTCAACCAGACATCATGACAATAGCAAAGGGGATTACTGGAGGCTATCTTCCGATTGCGGCAACACTGACAACAGAAAAAGTCTATGAAGCATTTTATGGGGAATACGAGGAGTATAAGACTTTCTTTCATGGGCACTCATATACTGGAAATCAACTAGGATGTGCTGCTGCTTTAGCAAATCTACAAATATATCAACAAGAAAACATCGTAGAAAACGCTGCAAACAAGGCTGTTTTAATTGAAAGAGAATTAAGTCAACTGAAACTGTTAAAACATGTTGGGGATGTGCGTCAAGCAGGTTTAATGTGTGGAATTGAACTGGTTAAGGATAAAGAAACGAAGGAACCATTCCCTTGGCAACAACGGATAGGTTATAAATCAACCTTAGAAATGAGAAAACAAGGAATGATCACAAGACCACTCGGAGACGTAATCGTCTTTATGCCGCCTCTTGCAAGCACAGAGGAACAGATAAGGAAAATGATCGGAATCATGAAGGAATCAATCATAAAAACGACAGAATAATAGTTCAAGGTAAAATACAAGGCTCAGTTTACCTGGGCCTCAGGCTGTCGAGAAACTCTCGACAGTCTATTATTTACCTAAAAACTTTAGTAATTAACCGCGTTAATTCGTAATAATATTATTAATAAATAGGCTGTTCAATAAGTTTGTTGATCTCCGTTCCAGGCGCTTCGCTTTCCGCGGGGCGGGCGGTAAGCTTCCTCGTCGCTAACGCTCCTGCGGGATCTCACCTGTCCCGCTACTCCCGCAGGAGTCTTCGCGCCTTCCACTCCAATCAACAGGGTGGTTCCAATACTGACCTTCAACTCAACCAATAAATAATAAAAATAAGTGGAGAAATCAATGTTTAAGCCAAAAGAGTCTATCCAATGTGAATATGGATTAGTGTTTATTGATGAATTAGTCCCAAACGATCACCTTCTTCGCCTGATTGAAAAATATATCGGTTTTTCGTTTCTTCTTGAAAAGGTCCTTCCTTATTATAGTGATGATAACGGTCTTCCTACTGATCCCCTTATTCTTTTTAAAATGATGTTTATTGGTTATCTTTATGGAATTCGTTCTGAACGTCAATTAGAAAGGGAAATAAGAACAAACGGCGCCTATCGCTGGTTTTTAGGTTTGAAATTCACGGACTCGGGAATATTCTGATGACTTTAACAAGGCAATAGAAGAGGATAGAATCAAACACGGAAAAAAGCCATTAAAAGAATAGGAGAAAGTGAAAGAGACTAAAGAAATTCGAGTAAGTAAATGCGTAAAAAAATTTAGAAAGGCTCTTCTCGTAAATTTTGTTGTTCTCTGAACTTATATGTTCTCACTAAGCGGCGATTTCGGGCAGCAGTGGTGAATTCAAGGACACCCGTGGGAAAATGGGCTTAAAGAGCTGCAATGATGCCAAAAATCCGAAGCGTTGTCCGAAAGAGTGGTATTCGGACAGCTTTGGTGATTCCAATGAAGGTCGTGCCCAAATTCGATGTTCCTAGGTAAAAACATTTAAATTTGTTCGAAAAACAACAATCTTTGTGAAAACAGCCAGCCTTTAGAAAGGAAAAAATTGAGCGAAGCTTCGCAGACTAGAAAAGAGCTGCATGGGCTTCGCTACTGTCGGTTACGGGGATTGAAGAATGTAAGTGAACAGGCTCTCCTTACTGTAGCCTGTCAAAACATAAAAAAATTGCAACACATTAGCTAGGTTGGATATGGTGTGTTGTAATTCTTTAGTTTGATTCCCCCCTGTTGATTGGAGCGGAAGGTGCGAAGACTCCTGCGGGAGCAGCGGGACAGGTGAGACCCCGCAGGAGCTTTAGCGACGAGGAGACTCACCGCCCGCCCCGCGGAAAGCGAAGCACCTGGAGCGGAAATCAACAG of the Bacillus sp. 1NLA3E genome contains:
- the bioA gene encoding adenosylmethionine--8-amino-7-oxononanoate transaminase, with the protein product MNQQALLESSKKHLWLPFTQMTDYERDPLIIESGEGIILKDIYGNEYLDGCSSLWLNVHGHRKKEINDAIKKQVDIISHSTLLGAANVPAIQLAEKLIEISPSNLQRVFYSDSGATSVEIAIKMAYQYWQNTGQTHKKKFVTVNNGYHGDTVGAISVGDIDLYHRVYGSLMFDSIKAPFPLIYRSPYNSEAEIRDRALEALRGIFEERHKEIAGITLEAIIQGAGGMNVMPKGYLKGVEQLCREFDILLIVDEVATGFGRTGKMFAVEHEGVQPDIMTIAKGITGGYLPIAATLTTEKVYEAFYGEYEEYKTFFHGHSYTGNQLGCAAALANLQIYQQENIVENAANKAVLIERELSQLKLLKHVGDVRQAGLMCGIELVKDKETKEPFPWQQRIGYKSTLEMRKQGMITRPLGDVIVFMPPLASTEEQIRKMIGIMKESIIKTTE